From Vicugna pacos chromosome 6, VicPac4, whole genome shotgun sequence, a single genomic window includes:
- the LOC140697045 gene encoding olfactory receptor 6E1-like, with protein sequence MGNLTTVTELILLGLSDACELQMLIFLGLLMTYLLTLLGNLLIMVITLMDRRLHTPMYYFLRNFAILEICFTSVIFPKMLTNILTGHKTISLAGCLLQMFLYFFLGTTEFFLLAVMSFDSCIFMYVRSGKGSHGEDRNKVVALLNTVVTPMLNPFIYTLRNKQVQQVFKEKVKKLIW encoded by the exons ATGGGGAACCTCACCACTGTCACCGAGCTTATCTTGCTGGGGCTCTCAGATGCCTGTGAGCTGCAGATGCTCATCTTCCTGGGCCTCCTCATGACCTACCTCCTCACTCTGCTGGGGAATCTCCTCATCATGGTCATCACCCTCATGGACAGGcgcctccacacccccatgtactacTTCCTCCGCAACTTTGCTATCCTGGAGATCTGCTTCACCTCCGTCATCTTCCCCAAAATGCTGACCAACATCCTGACTGGACACAAGACCATCTCCCTAGCAGGATGTCTCCTACAAATGTTCCTCTATTTCTTCCTGGGCACCACAGAGTTCTTCCTACTGGCAGTGATGTCCTTTGACAG CTGCATCTTCATGTATGTCCGGTCGGGCAAGGGCAGCCATGGGGAGGACAGGAACAAGGTGGTGGCCTTGCTCAACACCGTGGTGACCCCGATGCTcaatcccttcatctacactcTGAGGAACAAACAGGTGCAGCAGGTGTTTAAGGAGAAAGTGAAGAAGCTCATCTGGTAA